TCCATACTAAAACGGTCTTGTCTTTTAATGAATGCGGAGTCCTTGTGACAAAAAGCATGAGGAGGACGACCAGAATCGTATTTTCACTTCGTAAGATCCCCATGGTTTGTACGCCGTCTATGTCCCAGAATAGGAAGGGTTGCGAGGGCATTTCTTCACTTAGTCGAATGCCGATGTAATTCGTAAGCTGGAACTCCATGGACAGAATAAGCACACCTGCAATGGTAAACAGAACAAACAGCTTGTCATGCATGACTTTTCCGTAGTTTGAAATAAGTTGTTTAACATGCTGAGAGGGTGTCATCTTGGATTCAGATACCGTATAGCTCTCATCAATGAAGAATGCCACCAAGGTTGCGGTAATGGCGGATGCAACACTTAATGCAAGAAAGAGCTCGAAAAGGTAATCCTTGAATAAGAAAGCCCCTATGATTCCTCCGATCGCGATGGAGAGATTGTTCGCCCAGTAGGTGATCGAATACATGAGCTTCCGTTGTGATGGTGTGCTGACGTCGATCATCATAGCCTGATTGGCAGGTCCTGCAAGGCCCCAGCATATGCTGTTGACCGTCATCATGGCAAAGGTGACAGCGGCTGATTCAAACCAGGGCGAGTTACAAACCATCATGGTGAGAAAAGCCAGAAACCTGAGCGATTCAGCGAATAACATTATTTTTTTGCGGCCAAATTGATCGGCGAAATATCCTCCAAGAAAATTGATTCCTATTCCTACAAACACATTGATCAAAAGTAATAATCCTGCTACCTTTGTTCCAAAATGAACGGCCAGGTAAATCGACATAAACGGAAAGATCATGCTCCCAATAAAGCGGCTCATAAATGTTTCAATGATGCGTATTTTAATATTTTTATGAAAATCTCTAAATCTCATATTTATTCCTTCTCTCTATAATTGGACAGTCGTTCTTTCATTCGTCTAGAAGCTTTGTCAGTTGGGAAATATTAACTCCCAATGCTTCTACTATTTCTCGACAAGTAACATCACTTACCTTTTCCTTGCCTCCTTCAAGTCTTTTAATGGTTTGTGTAGATACATTTGCTTTTTGAGCCAGCTCTTCTTGAGTCAGTTGAGATTTCACACGAAGTAAGGATACAATCTCACCCATATTTCGTTCGTCAAAAGGCGAATTCTCTTTGGAGAAACAGGAGTTAATGGAGTTACAAAATTTCTTCATGTCATTCATAGGTAGCTACCTCCAACATTTGGTAAAATCGCATTTACTAAATATAAAGAAATTTCTACATATTATCAAGGGGATTATTTCATTTCTATTTATACTATATTGATATGGCATGGTCATATCATGGTCATTTTAGATGAAAGGATATAAGACTTTAGGATGAAGTTCATGATGGACACATGCTTTATTAAAAAATGCACATAAAAAAAAAGCACCATGTAGATGCTTTTTACTGATAGTATAGATCGTTATAATGCGAGGAATAAATCCCATCTAAGTGAATAATAAACGGTGCCGATGCCTACGAACACGACGATCAGGCCTATGATATTTTCTATGAACTTTTCTGGTAACTTAATGAATTTAAGTACCGTATATATAAGTGTGGTAAGCGATATGGTTACTAATGAAACAATTGCTATATTAATGGCAACTGTTTTTACTGGTTCTGTAAATAATTTACTGAATTCTAACAATTTAGACCCTCCTGATTTGATTCAATTCCAGTGCGCTACTCTGAATATGTAGTATCAAGAAGACTATTATACTAGAAAT
The DNA window shown above is from Rossellomorea vietnamensis and carries:
- a CDS encoding MDR family MFS transporter yields the protein MRFRDFHKNIKIRIIETFMSRFIGSMIFPFMSIYLAVHFGTKVAGLLLLINVFVGIGINFLGGYFADQFGRKKIMLFAESLRFLAFLTMMVCNSPWFESAAVTFAMMTVNSICWGLAGPANQAMMIDVSTPSQRKLMYSITYWANNLSIAIGGIIGAFLFKDYLFELFLALSVASAITATLVAFFIDESYTVSESKMTPSQHVKQLISNYGKVMHDKLFVLFTIAGVLILSMEFQLTNYIGIRLSEEMPSQPFLFWDIDGVQTMGILRSENTILVVLLMLFVTRTPHSLKDKTVLVWSCFFFSIGYAALAYSNNVFILFLMMGVLTIGEVFRVPVEQSYMASIPPDDARSSYMAFSGLKFNLSMLIASITVTLGAILPSIIMAGIILTIGLTGTVLLKIISPELDRRKEVADLKQNHEAVKAG
- a CDS encoding helix-turn-helix transcriptional regulator; amino-acid sequence: MNDMKKFCNSINSCFSKENSPFDERNMGEIVSLLRVKSQLTQEELAQKANVSTQTIKRLEGGKEKVSDVTCREIVEALGVNISQLTKLLDE